A part of bacterium HR17 genomic DNA contains:
- the htrA_2 gene encoding Putative serine protease HtrA, with the protein MRWAWFVLVVGTVLGAVIGYQIAQWLRPPQATELTAPVTAAPSKTTVALNTLFVQVAKRAEASVVHIATTAPVPEEYRLFREFFFGEKVPERVPANYGSGFFFRSDGYVLTNFHVVANADTIRIGADERSEFPARLVGFDPLLDVAVVKVEAPHRRFTALPLGDSDRIEKGEWVMAVGNPFGLDKTVTVGVVSAKGREFEELDGRPAVSSFIQTDAAINPGNSGGPLLNLQGEVIGINTFILGQGGNIGIGFAIPINEVKRILDRLLQGGRVTRGFLGVSLMDANSPEAARWGIKASEGAVIVEMPVNSPAYRAGLRPGDIVVRFNGILVRDAAHLRRLVLQQPGGAIVKVEVLRNGRRQAFTVTLGSR; encoded by the coding sequence ATGCGGTGGGCATGGTTCGTTCTCGTCGTCGGGACTGTATTGGGAGCGGTCATCGGCTACCAAATTGCCCAATGGTTGCGCCCGCCACAAGCAACGGAGTTGACCGCGCCCGTCACAGCGGCGCCGAGTAAGACGACGGTCGCCCTCAACACCCTGTTCGTCCAGGTCGCTAAACGGGCAGAAGCGTCCGTCGTCCACATCGCGACGACGGCGCCCGTGCCGGAAGAGTATCGCCTCTTTCGCGAGTTCTTCTTTGGCGAAAAAGTGCCCGAACGCGTCCCCGCCAACTACGGATCGGGGTTCTTTTTCCGCAGCGACGGTTATGTCCTGACGAACTTCCATGTCGTCGCCAACGCTGATACGATCCGCATCGGCGCGGACGAACGGTCAGAGTTCCCCGCGCGCCTTGTGGGGTTTGATCCCTTGCTGGATGTCGCTGTCGTCAAGGTAGAGGCGCCCCATCGGCGCTTTACAGCGTTGCCGCTGGGTGATTCTGACCGAATAGAGAAAGGCGAATGGGTCATGGCGGTCGGCAACCCCTTTGGTCTGGACAAGACCGTGACGGTCGGTGTCGTCAGCGCTAAAGGGCGGGAGTTTGAAGAGTTGGATGGACGCCCCGCTGTGTCGTCGTTCATTCAAACAGACGCTGCCATCAACCCTGGAAACAGCGGCGGTCCGCTGTTGAACCTACAGGGCGAGGTCATCGGCATCAACACCTTCATCTTGGGGCAAGGCGGGAACATCGGTATCGGCTTCGCCATTCCCATCAACGAAGTCAAGCGGATTTTGGACCGCTTGCTGCAAGGCGGACGCGTCACGCGGGGTTTTTTGGGGGTCAGTTTGATGGATGCCAATTCGCCTGAAGCCGCCCGGTGGGGTATAAAAGCCTCCGAGGGCGCGGTGATCGTGGAGATGCCCGTTAACTCACCCGCTTACCGCGCAGGGCTACGCCCCGGCGATATCGTCGTGCGGTTCAACGGGATCCTCGTGCGGGACGCCGCCCATTTGCGCCGGCTCGTGCTGCAACAACCCGGCGGCGCCATCGTCAAGGTGGAAGTGCTGCGCAACGGGCGCCGACAAGCCTTCACCGTCACTTTGGGCAGCCGCTGA
- the bepC_2 gene encoding Outer membrane efflux protein BepC, with amino-acid sequence MRWVTFTVLFALPSLLLAQTQPSELLSTRPKIEGKLSLRQAVEIALRESPVLRGAVAELKAAEAKLQMMRSEKRLQLSVNTFASMGTEGGILTSPSTVMPSATMLLPRRSFVDANAMLMFPLFTGGRLEALIRQAEALRHATQARLEAMRLDVALETKIAYRQALLMRQMVRVAEAYVRAMEERVRIDKVAADVGRIPEFWVLRSEAELANARQMLVNAQRDYEIAILTLKTVMGIHPDSQVELTDEFSADETLPIPLEREKLLATAFENRPEIRRTTQQVNAQNFALQAAKALYAPQVGLMAMADYMRGTGGMGQGTGGYLVGIVLGLPILDGGRRKATVNEAEAMREKALADLEQVKLQIVREVDTALRELLAARQNVQTARAALHAAEEDARVAKVRYEAGRSVLVEYLDAVAALVRAQLNHAQAVYDLAVARDRLIRAVGETD; translated from the coding sequence TGAAGGCAAGTTGAGTTTGCGACAAGCCGTTGAAATCGCTTTGCGGGAAAGTCCCGTTCTGCGGGGCGCTGTCGCTGAGTTGAAAGCCGCCGAAGCGAAACTGCAAATGATGCGCTCCGAAAAACGGCTGCAACTTTCTGTCAATACCTTCGCCAGCATGGGCACTGAAGGTGGCATTCTGACATCTCCATCAACCGTTATGCCGTCTGCCACGATGCTGCTGCCCCGTCGTTCCTTCGTTGATGCCAACGCCATGCTCATGTTCCCTCTGTTCACTGGTGGTCGGTTGGAGGCGCTTATCCGTCAAGCCGAAGCGTTGCGCCACGCCACTCAAGCGCGACTTGAAGCGATGCGCCTTGATGTAGCGCTGGAAACGAAAATCGCCTACCGACAAGCGTTGCTGATGCGACAAATGGTTCGCGTCGCCGAAGCATATGTGCGAGCGATGGAGGAGAGAGTGAGGATTGACAAAGTTGCAGCGGATGTTGGACGAATCCCAGAGTTCTGGGTCTTGCGCTCTGAAGCGGAATTGGCGAACGCAAGACAAATGCTCGTCAATGCCCAGCGAGATTACGAAATTGCCATCCTGACCTTGAAAACGGTCATGGGCATCCATCCTGATTCTCAGGTGGAGTTGACCGATGAATTTAGCGCCGATGAAACGCTACCGATTCCGTTAGAGCGGGAGAAGTTGCTTGCCACCGCTTTTGAAAACCGTCCAGAAATTCGTCGCACAACTCAACAAGTGAACGCACAAAATTTTGCGCTGCAAGCAGCCAAAGCCCTGTATGCACCTCAGGTCGGTTTGATGGCAATGGCGGATTACATGAGAGGAACGGGAGGCATGGGGCAAGGGACGGGAGGCTACCTCGTCGGCATAGTTTTGGGCTTGCCAATTCTTGACGGCGGACGGAGGAAAGCAACTGTCAACGAAGCGGAAGCGATGAGGGAAAAAGCGTTGGCTGACTTGGAGCAAGTCAAATTGCAAATTGTCCGTGAAGTGGATACAGCGCTTAGAGAACTTCTCGCTGCCCGGCAAAATGTCCAGACAGCACGAGCAGCGCTGCACGCCGCTGAAGAAGACGCTCGTGTCGCAAAGGTCCGTTACGAAGCGGGGCGAAGCGTTTTGGTTGAGTATTTGGATGCTGTGGCGGCGTTGGTCCGAGCGCAACTCAATCACGCCCAAGCAGTTTACGACCTTGCTGTTGCCCGCGATCGGCTGATACGAGCGGTCGGTGAGACGGATTAA